A stretch of the Bacillus licheniformis DSM 13 = ATCC 14580 genome encodes the following:
- the dnaA gene encoding chromosomal replication initiator protein DnaA produces the protein MKNISDLWNQALGQIEKKLSKPSFETWMKSTKAHSLQGDTLIITAPNEFARDWLESRYLHLIADTIYDLTGEELSIKFVIPQNQNEEDFMPKSPIKKMSKEEPADFPQNMLNPKYTFDTFVIGSGNRFAHAASLAVAEAPAKAYNPLFIYGGVGLGKTHLMHAIGHYVIDHNPSAKVVYLSSEKFTNEFINSIRDNKAVDFRNRYRNVDVLLIDDIQFLAGKEQTQEEFFHTFNTLHEETKQIVISSDRPPKEIPTLEDRLRSRFEWGLITDITPPDLETRIAILRKKAKAEGLDIPNEVMLYIANQIDSNIRELEGALIRVVAYSSLINKDINADLAAEALKDIIPSSKPKVITIKDIQRIVGQQFNIKLEDFKAKKRTKSVAFPRQIAMYLSREMTDSSLPKIGEEFGGRDHTTVIHAHEKISKLLSDDEQLQQQIKEIKEQLR, from the coding sequence ATGAAAAACATATCGGATCTTTGGAATCAAGCTTTGGGGCAGATCGAAAAAAAATTGAGCAAGCCCAGCTTTGAAACATGGATGAAATCGACAAAGGCCCATTCATTGCAGGGCGATACGCTGATCATCACCGCACCGAACGAGTTCGCCAGAGACTGGCTTGAATCAAGATACCTGCACCTGATCGCCGATACGATCTATGATCTGACAGGAGAAGAATTGAGCATTAAATTTGTCATTCCTCAGAATCAAAATGAAGAAGATTTTATGCCAAAGTCTCCAATCAAAAAAATGTCGAAAGAAGAACCGGCTGATTTTCCGCAAAACATGCTGAATCCCAAATATACATTTGATACGTTCGTTATCGGTTCAGGAAACCGATTCGCCCACGCAGCGTCTTTGGCAGTGGCTGAAGCCCCGGCGAAAGCTTACAATCCGCTGTTTATTTACGGGGGAGTCGGACTTGGAAAGACTCACTTAATGCATGCGATCGGGCACTATGTCATCGATCACAATCCATCTGCAAAAGTGGTTTATTTGTCATCTGAGAAATTTACAAATGAGTTCATTAACTCGATCCGTGACAATAAAGCTGTCGATTTTCGCAATCGCTATCGAAATGTTGACGTTCTTTTAATAGACGATATTCAATTTTTAGCCGGAAAAGAACAGACGCAAGAGGAATTTTTCCATACGTTTAATACGCTGCATGAAGAAACAAAGCAGATTGTCATTTCCAGCGACCGGCCTCCAAAAGAGATCCCAACGCTTGAAGACCGTTTGCGCTCCCGTTTTGAATGGGGATTGATCACTGACATCACGCCTCCTGATCTGGAAACAAGAATTGCGATTTTAAGAAAGAAAGCAAAAGCAGAAGGACTTGATATCCCGAATGAAGTCATGCTTTATATTGCCAATCAGATCGACAGCAATATCAGGGAGCTGGAAGGGGCATTAATCAGGGTTGTCGCATATTCTTCCTTGATCAATAAAGACATTAACGCCGATCTGGCTGCTGAAGCTTTGAAAGATATCATTCCTTCTTCAAAGCCGAAAGTCATTACGATCAAAGACATCCAAAGAATCGTCGGCCAGCAGTTTAATATCAAGCTGGAGGATTTCAAGGCGAAGAAACGGACAAAATCGGTGGCTTTTCCGCGGCAGATCGCTATGTATCTATCAAGAGAAATGACAGATTCTTCTCTTCCGAAGATCGGCGAAGAATTTGGCGGACGCGACCACACGACGGTCATCCATGCCCATGAGAAAATATCAAAACTGCTGAGCGATGATGAACAGCTTCAGCAGCAGATTAAAGAAATTAAAGAGCAGCTGAGATAA
- the dnaN gene encoding DNA polymerase III subunit beta gives MKFTIQKDRLVESVQDVLKAVSSRTTIPILTGIKIVASDEGVSLTGSDSDISIESFIPKEDGDLEIVTIEQPGSIVLQARFFSEIVKKLPMSTVEIEVQNQYLTIIRSGKAEFNLNGLDASEYPLLPQIEEHHAFQIPTDLLKNLIRQTVFAVSTSETRPILTGVNWNVTGGELICTATDSHRLALRKAKLDINEDSSYNVVIPGKSLTELSKILDDHQELVDIVITETQVLFKTKNVLFFSRLLDGNYPDTNRLIPQESKTNLIVNTKEFLQAIDRASLLAREGRNNVVKLSAAANESIEISSNSPEIGKVVETVNAEQIEGEDLKISFSPKYMLDALKVLEGEDIHVSFTGAMRPFLIRTPNDDSIVQLILPVRTY, from the coding sequence ATGAAGTTTACAATTCAAAAAGACCGCCTGGTCGAAAGTGTCCAAGATGTGTTAAAAGCCGTTTCTTCAAGAACGACGATTCCGATCTTAACCGGTATTAAAATCGTGGCCTCTGATGAAGGGGTCTCTCTGACAGGCAGCGATTCCGATATTTCGATTGAATCGTTTATCCCGAAAGAAGACGGCGATTTAGAGATCGTGACAATTGAACAGCCCGGCAGCATTGTGCTTCAAGCCCGTTTTTTCAGTGAAATTGTCAAAAAGCTGCCGATGTCAACAGTGGAAATCGAGGTTCAAAATCAATACTTAACGATCATCCGCTCCGGCAAAGCAGAGTTTAACTTAAACGGTTTGGATGCAAGCGAATATCCGCTTTTGCCGCAAATTGAAGAGCATCACGCTTTTCAAATTCCGACCGATCTGCTGAAAAACCTGATCCGCCAAACCGTTTTTGCAGTGTCCACCTCAGAAACACGCCCAATCTTGACAGGTGTAAACTGGAATGTCACTGGCGGTGAATTAATATGCACTGCAACGGATAGTCATCGTCTTGCGCTAAGGAAAGCTAAGCTCGACATTAACGAAGACAGTTCATACAATGTCGTCATCCCAGGAAAAAGCTTAACCGAGCTCAGCAAAATCCTTGATGACCATCAGGAGCTTGTTGATATTGTGATTACCGAAACACAAGTGCTGTTTAAAACAAAAAACGTTCTGTTTTTCTCCAGGCTTCTTGACGGAAACTATCCGGATACGAACCGCCTGATTCCTCAGGAAAGCAAAACGAACTTGATTGTCAATACTAAGGAATTTCTCCAGGCGATCGACAGGGCTTCGCTTTTGGCGAGAGAAGGACGAAACAACGTGGTGAAACTTTCCGCAGCCGCCAATGAGTCGATCGAAATTTCTTCAAACTCTCCGGAAATCGGAAAGGTTGTTGAAACGGTGAATGCCGAGCAGATCGAAGGGGAAGACTTAAAGATATCCTTTAGTCCGAAATATATGCTGGATGCCCTTAAAGTTCTTGAAGGAGAGGACATTCATGTAAGCTTCACAGGCGCTATGAGGCCTTTTCTGATCCGTACGCCGAATGACGATTCGATCGTCCAATTAATTCTTCCTGTCCGGACGTATTAA
- the yaaA gene encoding S4 domain-containing protein YaaA — protein MTKTVAIDTEMITLGQFLKLADVIQSGGMAKWFLSEYEVLVNDEPDNRRGRKLYVGDVVTIEGFGSFQVVG, from the coding sequence ATGACAAAGACGGTGGCTATTGATACAGAGATGATTACCCTCGGCCAGTTTTTGAAATTGGCGGATGTCATTCAGTCCGGAGGAATGGCAAAATGGTTTTTATCGGAATATGAAGTACTCGTCAATGACGAGCCGGATAACCGCCGCGGACGAAAACTGTATGTCGGAGATGTGGTGACGATTGAAGGATTCGGTTCATTTCAAGTCGTCGGCTAA
- the recF gene encoding DNA replication/repair protein RecF (All proteins in this family for which functions are known are DNA-binding proteins that assist the filamentation of RecA onto DNA for the initiation of recombination or recombinational repair.), with protein MYIQNLTLSSYRNYERLDLQFENKVNVIIGENAQGKTNLMEAIYVLAMAKSHRTSNDKELIRWDEDYAKIEGRVIKKNGSVPIQLVISKKGKKGKVNHIEQQKLSQYVGAVNTIMFAPEDLNLVKGSPQVRRRFLDMEIGQVSPVYLHDLSLYQKILSQRNHFLKQLQTRKQTDQTMLDVLTEQLTEFAAKVVMKRLQFVDQLEKWAQPIHSGISRGLEELTLKYHTSLHVSDSPDLSKMINSYQETFSKLRDKEIERGVSLSGPHRDDVLFYVNGRDVQTYGSQGQQRTTALSLKLAEIDLIQEEIGEYPILLLDDVLSELDDYRQSHLLHTIQGRVQTFVTTTSVDGIDHKTLNEAEIFRVENGTLSD; from the coding sequence TTGTATATCCAAAATCTTACATTATCGTCTTACCGTAATTATGAGCGCCTTGACCTTCAATTTGAGAACAAAGTGAACGTGATTATCGGAGAGAACGCTCAAGGAAAAACAAATTTGATGGAAGCGATCTATGTGCTTGCGATGGCGAAATCCCATCGGACGTCAAATGATAAAGAACTCATACGATGGGATGAAGACTATGCTAAAATAGAAGGCAGGGTCATTAAAAAAAACGGTTCTGTTCCCATTCAGCTTGTGATTTCCAAAAAAGGAAAAAAAGGTAAAGTGAATCATATTGAACAGCAGAAGCTGAGCCAGTATGTCGGGGCTGTCAACACGATTATGTTCGCGCCGGAGGATTTAAATCTCGTAAAAGGAAGTCCTCAGGTCAGAAGAAGGTTTCTCGACATGGAAATCGGCCAAGTATCACCTGTCTATCTTCATGACCTTTCTCTTTACCAAAAAATCCTTTCACAACGGAATCATTTCTTGAAGCAGCTTCAAACGAGAAAGCAAACCGATCAAACGATGCTTGACGTGCTGACGGAACAGCTTACGGAATTCGCGGCAAAGGTTGTGATGAAACGGCTTCAGTTTGTCGATCAGCTTGAAAAATGGGCTCAGCCCATTCATTCCGGAATTTCAAGAGGTCTGGAAGAGCTGACGTTAAAGTATCATACGTCTCTTCACGTATCAGATTCGCCCGATTTGTCGAAAATGATCAATAGTTATCAAGAAACGTTTTCTAAATTAAGAGATAAAGAAATAGAACGGGGGGTATCTCTTTCAGGTCCCCACAGGGATGATGTTCTTTTCTATGTCAATGGCCGTGATGTGCAGACTTACGGATCGCAGGGCCAGCAGCGCACGACTGCATTGTCGCTTAAATTGGCTGAAATCGACTTGATTCAGGAAGAGATAGGAGAATACCCGATTCTGCTTTTGGATGATGTTTTATCAGAGCTGGACGACTATCGGCAGTCTCACTTGCTCCACACCATTCAAGGCCGCGTTCAAACATTCGTAACAACGACAAGCGTTGATGGAATTGATCATAAAACCTTAAACGAAGCGGAAATCTTTCGTGTTGAAAATGGCACGCTATCGGACTGA
- the remB gene encoding extracellular matrix regulator RemB — translation MYIHLGDDFVVSTREIVAIFDYKAKTSPIVEEFLSKQKQRIVSSNSTPKSIVVTLQSIYFSPLASGTLKKRAQSKPEIDS, via the coding sequence TTGTATATCCACTTAGGTGACGATTTTGTCGTCTCAACGCGTGAAATTGTGGCTATTTTTGATTACAAGGCAAAGACATCGCCGATTGTTGAGGAGTTTTTAAGCAAGCAAAAACAGCGGATTGTCTCTTCTAACAGCACGCCGAAGTCAATTGTTGTCACATTACAATCGATTTATTTTTCTCCTTTAGCCTCAGGCACGTTGAAAAAACGGGCGCAATCCAAGCCGGAAATCGATTCATAA
- the gyrB gene encoding DNA topoisomerase (ATP-hydrolyzing) subunit B, with product MEQQNNYDENQIQVLEGLEAVRKRPGMYIGSTSGKGLHHLVWEIVDNSIDEALAGYCTEINVAIEKDNSITVKDNGRGIPVGIHEKMGRPAVEVIMTVLHAGGKFDGSGYKVSGGLHGVGASVVNALSTELDVTVYRDGKIHYQEFERGVPKADLKVIGDTEVTGTTTHFKPDPEIFTETTEYDYDTLATRVRELAFLTKGVKITIEDKREGKERKNEYCYEGGIKSYVEHLNRSREVIHEEPVYIEGSKDGITVEVALQYNDSYTSNIYSFANNIHTYEGGTHEAGFKTGLTRVINDYARRNGVFKESDPNLSGEDVREGLTAIISIKHPDPQFEGQTKTKLGNSEARTITDALFSEALEKFLLENPDSAKKIVEKGVMAARARMAAKKARELTRRKSALEVSNLPGKLADCSSKDPTISELYIVEGDSAGGSAKQGRDRHFQAILPLRGKILNVEKARLDKILSNNEVRSMITALGTGIGEDFNLEKARYHKVVIMTDADVDGAHIRTLLLTFFYRYMRQIIEQGYVYIAQPPLYKVQQGKRVEYAYNDQQLEEILKELPQNPKPGLQRYKGLGEMNATQLWETTMDPETRTLLQVTLKDAIDADETFEMLMGDKVEPRRNFIEENARYVKNLDI from the coding sequence ATGGAACAGCAAAATAATTACGATGAAAATCAGATACAGGTTCTAGAGGGATTGGAAGCCGTTCGGAAAAGACCCGGAATGTACATCGGGTCGACAAGCGGCAAAGGTCTGCACCATTTAGTATGGGAAATTGTCGATAACAGCATCGATGAAGCATTGGCCGGTTACTGCACTGAAATCAATGTCGCAATTGAAAAAGACAACAGCATCACAGTAAAAGACAACGGACGGGGTATCCCGGTCGGTATTCATGAGAAGATGGGTCGTCCCGCTGTGGAAGTCATCATGACTGTCCTGCACGCCGGAGGAAAGTTTGACGGAAGCGGATATAAAGTTTCGGGCGGTTTGCACGGCGTCGGTGCTTCTGTTGTTAACGCCCTTTCAACCGAGCTGGATGTAACGGTTTACAGAGATGGAAAAATCCATTATCAGGAATTTGAACGTGGCGTTCCGAAAGCTGATTTGAAAGTCATTGGAGATACGGAAGTGACGGGAACGACCACACACTTCAAGCCTGATCCGGAAATATTCACGGAAACGACTGAATACGACTATGATACGCTCGCCACTCGTGTCCGCGAACTCGCTTTCTTGACAAAAGGCGTCAAAATCACGATCGAAGACAAGCGAGAAGGAAAAGAACGCAAGAATGAATACTGCTATGAAGGCGGTATTAAAAGCTATGTTGAACACTTGAACCGTTCGCGGGAAGTTATTCATGAAGAGCCGGTCTATATTGAAGGATCCAAAGACGGCATTACAGTCGAGGTGGCTCTTCAATACAATGACAGCTATACAAGCAACATTTATTCATTTGCTAACAACATTCATACGTATGAAGGCGGAACCCATGAAGCCGGCTTTAAGACCGGTTTGACGAGGGTCATCAATGATTACGCGAGAAGAAACGGCGTATTCAAAGAAAGCGATCCGAACTTAAGCGGAGAAGACGTCCGGGAAGGTTTGACAGCGATTATTTCAATCAAGCACCCGGATCCTCAATTTGAAGGGCAGACGAAAACAAAGCTCGGCAACTCAGAAGCGCGTACGATAACAGATGCGCTATTTTCAGAAGCGCTTGAAAAGTTTCTGCTAGAAAACCCGGATTCAGCGAAAAAAATCGTTGAAAAAGGGGTTATGGCCGCCAGAGCACGGATGGCTGCAAAGAAAGCACGCGAATTGACGCGCAGAAAAAGCGCCCTTGAAGTGTCCAATCTGCCGGGGAAACTTGCTGACTGTTCTTCTAAAGACCCGACGATTTCCGAACTTTACATCGTTGAGGGTGACTCTGCGGGCGGATCGGCAAAACAGGGCCGCGACCGTCATTTCCAAGCAATTTTGCCTTTGAGAGGGAAAATTTTGAACGTCGAAAAAGCCCGCCTGGACAAAATATTGTCCAACAATGAGGTTCGTTCTATGATCACCGCCCTTGGCACCGGAATCGGGGAAGATTTCAACCTTGAAAAAGCCCGCTACCACAAAGTCGTGATTATGACGGATGCCGACGTCGATGGTGCACACATCAGAACATTGCTGCTGACCTTTTTCTACCGCTACATGAGACAGATTATCGAACAAGGATATGTCTACATCGCTCAGCCGCCTCTTTACAAAGTACAGCAGGGGAAACGCGTTGAGTATGCGTACAATGACCAGCAGCTCGAAGAAATTTTAAAAGAGCTTCCGCAAAATCCTAAGCCAGGCCTGCAGCGCTACAAAGGTTTGGGCGAGATGAATGCGACACAGCTTTGGGAAACGACGATGGATCCAGAAACGCGGACATTGCTTCAAGTAACGCTCAAAGATGCGATTGATGCGGATGAAACCTTTGAAATGCTGATGGGCGACAAGGTTGAACCGCGCCGCAACTTCATCGAAGAGAATGCCCGATATGTAAAGAATTTGGATATTTAA